One Terriglobales bacterium genomic region harbors:
- the argS gene encoding arginine--tRNA ligase — protein MYRRFQLALTDRIREFLREEYSLSLDGMVVEQPPRIDLGEYALPLSFELAKRLKRPPRKIAEEIVFGVGAVPGFEKLEVAGAGYINARVQRAELARELQAGVTAPAAVQEKILVEHTSVNPNKAAHIGHLRNAILGDTFVRLLRGAGREVTVQNYIDNTGVQVADVIVGFTRLEKKSLTEVAELIARDPKIDFLCWDLYARVSEWYVQDKKHLEARNETLHAIEQGGNDLAEMADLLSTAIVGRHLETMARLDIEYDFLPRESEILRLKFWELAFQQLKDKGVLRLEAQGKNAGCWVMQRKRAEGAEPTEEDQKVIVRSNGTVTYVGKDIAYHLWKFGLLGRDFGYRKFYRYPSGHLCWMSSEDGEKEHPHFGGVAGIYNVIDSRQADAQNNVIEALRGLGYTQQAGHYTHFSYEMVALTPRCAAYLGYALSEDDRGKAYIEVSGRRGFGVKADDLLDSLIAAAQVEVDARHASLSDGERTRIATQIAIGALRYFMLKFTKTSVIAFDFKDALSFEGETGPYAQYAVVRATNIFRKGETTPEEALAEPVDFERFFKEPAGDEIWELWLAASKLSHAVELALSTTEPAHVAKYAFQLAQLFNNFYHRHHILNELDDDRQKFLMATAAVVRRELIRTLELMGIEAPPVM, from the coding sequence TTGTATCGCCGTTTTCAACTCGCTCTGACCGACCGCATCCGCGAGTTCCTGCGCGAGGAGTACAGCCTGTCGCTCGACGGGATGGTGGTGGAGCAGCCTCCGCGCATCGATCTGGGCGAGTACGCCTTGCCGCTCAGCTTCGAGTTGGCCAAGCGGCTGAAGCGTCCGCCGCGCAAGATCGCCGAGGAGATCGTCTTCGGCGTAGGAGCGGTTCCCGGCTTCGAGAAACTCGAGGTCGCCGGCGCCGGCTACATCAACGCCCGCGTCCAGAGGGCGGAGCTGGCGCGGGAGTTACAGGCGGGTGTGACGGCGCCCGCCGCCGTCCAGGAGAAGATCCTGGTCGAGCACACCAGCGTCAATCCCAACAAGGCGGCGCACATCGGGCATCTGCGCAACGCCATCCTGGGAGACACCTTCGTGCGGCTGCTGCGCGGAGCCGGCCGCGAAGTCACGGTCCAGAACTACATCGACAACACCGGCGTACAGGTGGCCGACGTCATCGTGGGCTTCACGCGGCTGGAGAAGAAGTCGCTGACGGAAGTGGCCGAACTGATCGCCCGCGATCCCAAGATCGACTTTCTTTGCTGGGACCTGTACGCGCGCGTCTCCGAGTGGTACGTGCAGGACAAGAAGCACCTCGAAGCACGCAACGAGACGCTGCACGCCATCGAGCAGGGCGGCAACGACCTGGCCGAGATGGCTGACCTGCTCTCCACCGCCATCGTCGGCCGCCACCTCGAGACCATGGCGCGGCTGGACATCGAGTACGACTTCCTGCCCCGCGAGAGCGAGATCCTGCGGCTGAAGTTCTGGGAACTGGCCTTTCAGCAGTTGAAAGACAAGGGCGTGTTGCGCCTGGAAGCGCAGGGCAAGAACGCTGGCTGCTGGGTGATGCAGCGCAAGAGAGCGGAGGGAGCCGAGCCGACGGAGGAAGACCAGAAAGTGATCGTGCGTTCGAACGGCACCGTGACCTACGTGGGCAAGGACATCGCTTATCACCTGTGGAAGTTCGGGCTGCTGGGCCGCGATTTCGGCTACCGCAAGTTCTACCGCTATCCCTCCGGGCACCTGTGCTGGATGTCGTCGGAGGACGGCGAGAAAGAACACCCGCACTTCGGCGGCGTGGCCGGCATCTACAACGTGATTGATTCGCGCCAGGCGGACGCGCAGAACAACGTCATCGAGGCGCTGCGCGGGCTGGGCTACACCCAGCAGGCCGGCCACTACACCCACTTCTCCTATGAGATGGTGGCGCTCACGCCGCGCTGCGCCGCCTACCTGGGCTATGCGCTCAGCGAAGACGACCGCGGCAAGGCCTACATCGAGGTCTCCGGGCGCCGCGGCTTCGGCGTGAAAGCCGACGACCTGCTGGATTCGCTGATTGCAGCCGCCCAGGTCGAAGTGGACGCGCGCCACGCCTCGCTGAGCGACGGGGAACGCACCCGCATCGCCACCCAGATCGCCATCGGGGCGCTGCGCTACTTCATGCTCAAGTTCACCAAGACCTCGGTCATCGCGTTCGACTTCAAGGACGCGCTGAGCTTCGAGGGTGAAACCGGGCCCTATGCGCAGTACGCCGTGGTGCGCGCCACCAACATCTTCCGCAAGGGCGAGACAACGCCGGAAGAAGCTCTGGCCGAGCCGGTGGACTTCGAGCGTTTCTTCAAGGAGCCCGCCGGAGACGAGATCTGGGAACTGTGGCTGGCTGCCTCCAAGCTCTCGCACGCGGTCGAGCTGGCCCTCTCCACTACTGAGCCTGCGCACGTCGCCAAGTACGCCTTCCAGTTGGCGCAGCTCTTCAACAACTTCTACCACCGCCACCACATCCTCAACGAATTGGACGATGACCGGCAGAAGTTCCTGATGGCCACGGCCGCGGTCGTCCGCCGGGAATTGATACGCACGCTCGAACTGATGGGGATTGAAGCGCCTCCGGTCATGTGA